The window ATTTAACTTTGGGTGACAGCTAAAATTAAATCTATACTTTATATAAGTTGGAAAGGGACTGGCTCTTTTGCCGCCGGATAGTCCTGCTGCTTTGCGGCTTGAGGTTGGCAAACCTGCCTGTCCCCGGAGACCGAGGCAATAATTAACACAAAGTGTCTATTTAGTGCTAACACATCCCTCATAATTCAAGTTTTTCAAACTTTGGTCGATAGTATTAAGTAACAGCAGATAACATTTCTCTTGAGAATGAATAACCATGCAGACTATTACTTATAACTTGAGATTCATAACAACCAGGGCCAAACTCCTGACCATCCTCTGGCTCTTGCTGATCCATGGCACTCCTGTACTCTCAATTGAGACAGATAGCCATGACTTCACTCAGAGCACGTCAGACTTACACAATGCCAACTCAATTTTTCGATTTCTGGAATCCCAGTTCTCTGATATACTCTATCCCTCACAAATTACAAATAGCACCAACGGCATATATTATCGCGTCTACCCAATGGCAAATCTTTCGCTTTGCATAATGGATAATTCGCTTTTTCTGCTCGAGGATACCGGCGGCATCGGTGTATGGCACAATGTTGGAACTGTTAAGCAGTGGCTGGATATCATTGCCGGGCAACCTGTTTTTACAATCCATCCCCAAAACCAGATAATGCCTGATTATCTCTCTATTCCACCGCCTGCAGTAACATTTAGAGCCAGGGCAACAGGCATTTCTCCCCTCAAATATCAATGGCAGGTTTCATCCAGCTTTGGAATAATCTGGGAAGATATTCCTGATGCTACAGACAAAACTCTGACAGTTTACAGATTCAGTGACCATGATGTCGACGGTCTCCTTTTCAGATGCCGAGTAACTGGCACTTACAGCAGCGTTTCCTCTACCAGTGCCTTGCTCAGACATGCCAGGCAGCATAGCCCATCCATTGTCTCCCATCCTGCAGACCAGGTCATGCCTGATTATCTCACAAGCCCAGCTCCATATGTGACTTTCAGAGCCAATGCAGAAGGAGACGAACCGCTTCATTATCAGTGGCAGGTAGGACGGTTTGATGCTGAGAGTGTTCTGCGCTGGACCAATATTAAAGAAGCTACAGAAACTTCATTGCGTATTTATGCATTAACCGACCTTTCCGACAGCGGCACTTTTTTCCGCTGTCGTGTTACCAACAGGCATGGGGCCGCAATAACAACAAGTGCCAGAATTTTTTATTAGAAATTACGTAACAGTTAAGTTTTTCAGAAAAGCAGAGGACTGTTTTTTTTGCCCCTGGATATTCGGGATGTTTTCGGTTTGAGGTCAGCAATGCTGCCTGTCCCCTGTGGCCGAAGCAATAATTACATGAAATGCCGCTGTAGCAGCAGTAAAGAGCAAGGATAAACGTTCCAGCTTATCCCTGAAGTATCAGCAATTAATGCTACACTGGCGCGTATATTGCTATGGATATTAACAGAGCCTTTACTTGTTTGTTCATTAGAAAGACAGCACATTTTAAAAAAATTCCTTTAGGGAATGAATAGCACGAGGTAACCTTGCAGGTGAAATATGGGTGTGTGCAAAACGATTAAGGAAAATTAGGATAAACTTTTTTTTGCTTTTTCTGTCATTTCTTATGAATTCAGTGTCCATAGCAAACGTAATTAAACATATTCAGTGTAAACCATTCATTAAAACGGGCCTGCATGGCCCTTCAGGGAGATTTGCCATGAAATCTGATGTAAGGAAGTTCAGATTGTTTTTTTTGCCCTTGATATTTAGCGCAATGCTTTTGATGGCAAGTCAGGTTAGTGCCACCAATATCGAACTGCAGGTATCCGGTGCATCTAATGAAATTGTATCCAGTGGTCAGCAACTGAGATCAGGACTCAACTATTTTCTTCCAGGTGACTTGCTGGAGTTAACCGTTGAAAACACAAGTTCTGTCGACGGCAATGCCTTCATTTCCATCAGCCTGAGAAGTGACAGCAGCGACACTCAGGCTCAGAGGGAATGGATTGAAAGATGGTTTGTTTATAACCACATTCTTCCTTTAGGGTTCCCCACAATAAGCGGTAGCCATATACCTCAGCCGCTGACCATGTTGCCTGCCGGCAGCAAGATTACACTGCTCCATTTTTATGTAGATTCAGGTATATCCATGAGATACCCAGTAATAATAACAGCCTACCTCTATGACGCAGTTGGGGGCATTATCGGATTTGATTCCATAACCATATTTTTCAGGCCATTGTAACAAACTGGACAGCTAAACTTCTTGTAACTGTTTGTTTTCAATTTGTTTTTTTATAGCTCAATATGCTTTTTGGGGCTTGAGCAAGTCTCTCTTTAACTCTATTGACTTTAGTTCTTTCAGCCAGGGACAAAAAACCAGGCACAATGAACTCTCAAGTAACAAAAACCGATTAATTATTTTTATGCATCTGCTTTTTTCCATAGTCCCTAAGTTTTGGTAACAGTTTTATGAATTACTTATCACTTTTTTCATGTGACTTGTTTTATCATTGTGCAACTCTCGAACAATTTTCATCCATAATTAGCTATGAAAATACATAAACTGATTATCCTTACATCTATTTGTATGACACTGCCTTATTTTATGTCAGTCCATGCTTTTACCTGGAAAGACCCTTACGTCCAGCAGGAAGTCAACAATATCTGTCTTTTTAACTGGCTTGAAATGACCTACCCCTCCCTTTTCAAACCAGCCAATCAGCAGACTTTGTTCATTACGGCTGAAAACGAAAAAGTTGATTACCGATACTACAGAATAACCGATTCTTTCATAGCAGCCTGGAAACAAAAACTATACTATATAGGCATAGATGATTCAGACACAGATTATAAACTTTTTAACCTTGGCCCTTTGAATGACTGGTATTTTTTGTCTGGATGTCAGAGCGCTCATCTAAAATTGTACCTTCAAACGCAGGAATTTACAATCAGCGGACCTGCCAGAACCAGGTGGAAAGAAATCGGTTTACCTTATAAAGCTGAAATGGTGACCAGAATGGCCTTGACTGGAACAGACATTATCAGCCATGGAAAATTCAAGCTTGAAGCTATAGGAGACAGTTTTGTCATAACAGGAGTTGAAGTTGGGGATCTTCTGGACAATACTTGGGCTATGGCTGAAGGACTTCCCTGGGAACTTGGGGATATTACTATTAACCCGGGCGATGAAATTGTATTTGAACTAATTTCAGGCAGACACGGAGAACTCCCCTCAATCATAAATTTTTCTTTTATGGTTGAAGGCATGGGTCAGGTGTTCAGCCTGATCATGCACTTCGAATCAAGCACTTACCCTTTGCGTTATTATCGCGATTATCCTTACACCTGAAAAAGTGGAATATTTAATTGACAAATGAGCATTCAAAAGCTAAAGTTTTTTAAACATTAAGCGATTATTTAATAACTAGGATTATTTTCTGAATATTTTCTGCAAAGCATTCCTATACAGACTGCGTTTTCCGCGGTACAATCTGTTCTGACAGATGCAGAATCCGGCTAGTAAGACTTTGATCTTTATGCTGATTTTGTAATTAATTGTTTTGCATTTTTTTTGTGGCTCTTCGACGCTCAACATGGAATTCAATATGTGAAGCCCCCAGAAAAGTGCAACATCAAAGCAACTTTTCTGTAGCCTCTTCTATAAAAGCAACTTGGCGATGTTATTGCCAATGCAATTTTTTTCAAAAACCTCCGAGAGATGATGCAGCTTTAACCAAATTTTTTCAAGAACCTGCTAATACATAAACCACTTAAAGCCCTGAAATTACAATAAAAATGCCTAAAAACACTGTGAAAAAGTTACAGTGTTCAAACCGTAATTCCACACGAAACGTCGAAGAGTTTTCTTTTGTATTTTCGGAATATCAGCCATTTCTGACAGGCTATTTTTTTTGCCTTTACTTTACTTAAAACCTTTTTCGCCCATATTAATTTAACCTTTTCAGGAGGATGAAACCATGAAAGCTAGATCAAAACTGTCCTTTGCAGGGCTCTGCCTGCCGCTTGTACTTGCGGCTGTCATTTTAATCGGCTCTGCTTCCAGCCTTTTTGCCCAGGCACGCAACAACCTGACCATGAACGTAACCGGAGCTTCTGATCAGATTACAGGCACTCTTACCAACCTAAGAGGCATGAATTATTTTGATGCAGGAGATTTGTTTACTTTGTCCATAAATAACCGAGGTGAAGCTGGCACATTATATGTTTCTGTTCAAATTGGAGGAACTATTGCCTGGTTTGATTATGATACTGCAAGCAATCTAGAAGTCATTACATTGAAACCAGATCAAGCTGATGTTTCGACATTTAATTTAGGCAGGCTACCTCAAAACAGCACCGCATATGTTATGAATTTTTCCATATTACCAACCTTCAACATAAATGATCCTCTCACTTTTACAGCTTTTCTATATAATGATAACGATGATTTAATCGGCATGGCATCTGAAACCGTATTTTTAAATCCAGAGGATGCATCGCCAACTCGTGTTGCCGGAGAATTCTATCCATTACCTTAATCTCAAAACTTAACTTAAACAGTAATTATGACTCAGCAATTACTTTCATGATGCATAAGGATATTTCAAATTTTTGCAGTATATTGATTGCGGTGCTTTTATCATGTTATCAGCATTGTGATGTATGTTAAATTGCTTTAAAACAAACAATACCGGATAACATTTCTTGGTTTACCAGCGCCTGCAAAAAATATTTTTTGCAGGCGCTTTATATTATCCTAAAAAATCAAAAGTTTTCCATCTTCCTCGCACTCAACCAAGCAGCCTATATGCTTATTTAAGCCCTGAATAAATTGGCTCTTATAGATCACTATCAGCACCGAGGGGTGATTCCTGACACCTGCTGCTTATAGAATTCCCATTTCTTCAAATATAACCCTGTTCACCTTACGCACGTCATAATATTTTTCAGCCATCAGCCTGCTCTGTCTTCCCATCTCTACAACCTTGTCCGGGTTATTTATCATGTACTCCATGGCTTGTGCCAAAGCACTGGGATCCCTGACCGGGACCATGATCCCGTTTATACCTGCCTTAAGTTTACCACCCTTGAGATAGTTAAACTTTCCGGTTTCAGAATCAGGAAAAACTGTTTCCCTGCATCCGGGAACATCTGTAGTAATTATGGCCTTGCCGCATGCCATGGCCTCCAGAGTACTTCTGGGAGTTCCTTCCCTCCAGGAGGGAAGAACAAAAACACTGGATTTTCTGAGCCAGGGGCGGACATCCTGGACCTGTCCCGGCCACTCTATTACGCCTGAATCAACCCACTGACTGACTTCCTCGAAGTTAAGGCCTGCAGGGTTGATGTCTTTTCCTCCCATAAGTAAAAAATGAGTCTGCGGGTACTTTGATTTGATATTTTTAGCTGCCTGGGCGTATTCTCGTATGCCCTTATCAAACAACAACCTTGCAATGAGAATAAACTGCATTTTTTCATTCTTTACTGTTTCAGGCATATAATAGCCCACATCCACCCCTGAGCCAAAAACCCTGACTGCTTTTTCCTTTTCAAGCACACCCGAACTGACAAATACAGCCAGATCATCCGGATTATGAAAGAAAACCCTCTTGTTATGCTTGAGAGCCATTTTATAGAGCATACTAGCAGCCCTTTTGAAAGCTGGATTCTTAAGAGAGTAATGTTTCGGGCTGTCTGTAAACAGGTATCCCAACCCGGAAATCATGGAATAAATATTTGAAATTCCAGCTTTTTGAGCAGCAAAAGACCCATATATTACCGGTTTAATAAAGTTGCAGAAAACAGCATCAGGGCTGAGTCTTTTCAACAAGCCACTTAACAGAAAAATATCTTTAAAGTCCACCAATGGGCTGGTTCCTATCCTGTCCAGATGAAAGCTGATGGGAATAGCTCCCAGACTGCGAGCTTTTTTTCGAAGATCAAGGTTATAGTCAGGAGCAAGAGTGTAAACTATTATCCCCTTGCCACTCAGCTCTCTAATCATGGACCCCCTGAAATTAAGCTGTGAAAAGGCCTGGTTCGATATAAGCGCGATGGACTTGATACTGTCTTTGCAGACAGTTTTTTTGTGAGCAATATTTGCTGAAACGAGATGATTATTCAAGGCTATGCTGAATTGCACCTTTCTGTTTTCGTTTCTCCTTGCAGCATCGAAAAACCAGCCCCATTTGTTAAAATACTTAAATGCTGAAAACAGATGGTGCATAAAGGCTACTAAATCTCTTCTGGATGCCCTTTCAAAATGGTGGATAATTGACACGCCAGGGTAGAAAACTGTTTTGTATTTTTGTCTGATCCTTCTATTCAGATCATAATCCTCAAAATACAGAAAGAAACGTTCATCAAAAAAACCAGCCTCACGCAACGCATCACACCTGAGAAACATGAAACACCCTGAAAGTGATGGAACATCTATGGGGCTATCCAGTGGAAGATCATGCAGTTCATATTTTCTGCTCGCTTTTCGGACCATCCACTCCGGGATGTAGTAATGTACAAGTCTGAGCATCAAAGTGAGGGGATTAGGCATCATTTTGGCCAGGTATTGGTTACGGCCGTCAGGATAAGTCACCAGGGGCATGACATTGCCTACATCAGAGTTTTGCTCCATGAACAAAAAAAGTTCATTTATTACTGAAGGATCAAATTCAATATCAGGATTTATCACCAGGTGGTACTTAGAATTATATCCCATTGCTATTTTTATAGCCTGGTTGTGACCTGCGCCAAAGCCTGAGTTGTATGGAGAATGGATATATTCAAAGCTGCATTTGCTATCCAGAAGCCCAGCTATTGAAACAGATGAATTGTCTATTATATAGACTTTAATATGGTGGATAGACTCAGTCAGCTGCCTGAGCACTGAATTGATGAGATCTGGATTGTTATTATAGCGTACTATTGATGCGGTAAGGATCATTATATGAGGTTATCAGCTCAAAATTAGCTTAGTGGTGTGCACATAGGGTAAAATTACCGTTTAGTAACAACATAAAAAAAATATCTACGTAACAACTCCCAATGAATACCAATGTATTCTGAAATATTCATTTTTTGCGAAAAATAAACTCTCACGGCCAAAAGATGGTTAATTGAGTTAAGCATCTGTTCAGAAAACTTTGTTCTAAAAGATTCATCATTCAACAGGCGGGACAACTTTTTTAAGCCTCCTGCCTGCATACCAATTTTGTTCCCCCCATGTTGACGATACTGAACAAGACTGCGACTTAAAGGTATGATTATTCCCAATTTTGCTGCTACACAGGCTGTCCACCAGTCATGAACAGCCTTGTCCGGCATTGCCGTCATTTTCTCAAGCATAGCCTTGTTAATCATGCAAGCACACCCTGTAACACAATTTCTGCGAATAATATCTATAAACTTTAATTTATGGGGGTCAATTCCGGAAACTTCCCAGAATGAACCAGTTATGGATTCAAGATTCTCATCAACAACTTCAAGATCGGAAAAGACTACCACGGGGATACTGCCAAGCCCATTGTCAGGCATGTGTTCAAGCATGGTAGATATCTTATGCCTTGACCAGATGTCATCTTGATCTGCAAAAAAAACCACACTCTCTTTAACATGTCTCAAAATAGCTTTTATGGATCCCGTAACACCAAGGTGCTGACCATTAGAGTCCATTACTTTGATTCGAGCATCTTTTTCCGCAAAGCAGCTGACAATCTTTCTGGAAGAATCGGTTGACCCGTCATCCCTGATATATAAACTGATTTGTGGATACGACTGTCCCAAAATAGATTCAATCTGGTGAGCAAGAAATGCTTCGCCCTGATAAACAGGCATGACAATGGCGACCATGGAAAAATCCAGTTCATGCGCCCAGGTCGGCATCGGTCATTTGTTCTTTTGAAGCTGATTTTTTTGTATTGATAAGCATATATGCTGAATATTTTAATATTACCAACTATTAGCTATATTTACCACAAATAACTTAATGTAAATTCAACCATAAATAAAAGTTGTGCATTCCGTCTCTAAAGGGTTTAAAAACTACATAAAGATGTCTTCAAAAATTGACTGACC is drawn from Desulfonatronovibrio magnus and contains these coding sequences:
- a CDS encoding immunoglobulin domain-containing protein is translated as MQTITYNLRFITTRAKLLTILWLLLIHGTPVLSIETDSHDFTQSTSDLHNANSIFRFLESQFSDILYPSQITNSTNGIYYRVYPMANLSLCIMDNSLFLLEDTGGIGVWHNVGTVKQWLDIIAGQPVFTIHPQNQIMPDYLSIPPPAVTFRARATGISPLKYQWQVSSSFGIIWEDIPDATDKTLTVYRFSDHDVDGLLFRCRVTGTYSSVSSTSALLRHARQHSPSIVSHPADQVMPDYLTSPAPYVTFRANAEGDEPLHYQWQVGRFDAESVLRWTNIKEATETSLRIYALTDLSDSGTFFRCRVTNRHGAAITTSARIFY
- a CDS encoding glycosyltransferase codes for the protein MILTASIVRYNNNPDLINSVLRQLTESIHHIKVYIIDNSSVSIAGLLDSKCSFEYIHSPYNSGFGAGHNQAIKIAMGYNSKYHLVINPDIEFDPSVINELFLFMEQNSDVGNVMPLVTYPDGRNQYLAKMMPNPLTLMLRLVHYYIPEWMVRKASRKYELHDLPLDSPIDVPSLSGCFMFLRCDALREAGFFDERFFLYFEDYDLNRRIRQKYKTVFYPGVSIIHHFERASRRDLVAFMHHLFSAFKYFNKWGWFFDAARRNENRKVQFSIALNNHLVSANIAHKKTVCKDSIKSIALISNQAFSQLNFRGSMIRELSGKGIIVYTLAPDYNLDLRKKARSLGAIPISFHLDRIGTSPLVDFKDIFLLSGLLKRLSPDAVFCNFIKPVIYGSFAAQKAGISNIYSMISGLGYLFTDSPKHYSLKNPAFKRAASMLYKMALKHNKRVFFHNPDDLAVFVSSGVLEKEKAVRVFGSGVDVGYYMPETVKNEKMQFILIARLLFDKGIREYAQAAKNIKSKYPQTHFLLMGGKDINPAGLNFEEVSQWVDSGVIEWPGQVQDVRPWLRKSSVFVLPSWREGTPRSTLEAMACGKAIITTDVPGCRETVFPDSETGKFNYLKGGKLKAGINGIMVPVRDPSALAQAMEYMINNPDKVVEMGRQSRLMAEKYYDVRKVNRVIFEEMGIL
- a CDS encoding glycosyltransferase family 2 protein produces the protein MPTWAHELDFSMVAIVMPVYQGEAFLAHQIESILGQSYPQISLYIRDDGSTDSSRKIVSCFAEKDARIKVMDSNGQHLGVTGSIKAILRHVKESVVFFADQDDIWSRHKISTMLEHMPDNGLGSIPVVVFSDLEVVDENLESITGSFWEVSGIDPHKLKFIDIIRRNCVTGCACMINKAMLEKMTAMPDKAVHDWWTACVAAKLGIIIPLSRSLVQYRQHGGNKIGMQAGGLKKLSRLLNDESFRTKFSEQMLNSINHLLAVRVYFSQKMNISEYIGIHWELLRRYFFYVVTKR